DNA from Onychomys torridus chromosome 1, mOncTor1.1, whole genome shotgun sequence:
GAATAGCCACTGTCAGGAATACACAGGAAAATCAGGAACCCAGAGATAGGACAAAGAAAGAGGCTACCCGGGCACTCTTTCAGATGACAGTGTGTTCCCAAGACCACTCGGAGAGAGGTCTGAGATTTACCTGGCTCACCAGGTGACTGCTGCCTGGCGTCATCTCCCTTCGCTTCATTTCACAAGTATTTTCTGAGCCCTGACCCTCTCAAGTAGCTCCAATGTCTGCGATGTCACAAGGCTGTGCTGTACTTCATAGAATTGTCACAAAGGGCAATTCTCATGGGTCACATTTAAGGTCATGTCCCATCTTcctggtggggagggagaggtgaCCTAATGTCTTAACATCTGGCTGCTAAACAACTTTTCGGATACAGAACTGAGCCTTTTCTGTTTGTCAGGGCTGGTAAACCTGAAGCTGACTTTGCTGAACAAGCTCAGGAGCCATGAGTCGACCAGTCACCCTGTGAGGAAGAAAGGgatctgtctagaaaaaccacaGCTGGACACATCCCAAAATACTCCCTCTAGAGAGCAAACTATCACTAAGACTGTTAGGTGAGTGAGTACAGAAGCTAACAGTGAGTCCTATACTCACTCAGGAGGGGTTCTGTTCAGCCAGGTGTCCCTAGGACAGATTGTAGCTTCTCTATAACCAAAGAACTTGGCAAACTATTCAGAAACAGGATTCTATCTCTGCCCTTTGCCCTGACCTGAGCCTTGATCCAGGGCCCATTAAAGTTTACTTGATGCTGTTACTTTCCATTCTCAAGGCTCTGCCCAGCTTACCTCCATTGACAGGTCATTTTCCCGGTGGTAGTCTCTAAGTAATTTGGCTCATCACTTGCACACTTATCAGACAGTGGAAGGTCTCTTCTTAGATCTGATCCCTGCTCTCAAACCCCTCTTTCTGCTGGTTACAGGCAGTACATGATTAACGCCTGTGAGACGAGGGAGAGATGATCATAATGTTGTGAGGTCAGAAAGGCAGTGGTCACTGAGGTAAAAACAGGGGATCTGGAGAGAGGAAGGTTAAGTCTAGGCCCAGGCTCTGTCTCTTATCAACTATATAACCTTGACAAGTCATATAATTCTTCTGTGTCTTTTGTCTGATGCATACAATGAAGCTAGCAGTCCTGAATCCTCAGGCCAATACATTTTGTAAATTTCAAAGCACTCTGAAGAAGTTGGGGCTCACACCATTGTGCCTGGAGTGCTGTTGGACATAGCAGAATCTTAAGAGTTCAGGAAGAGCTGGTCAGGATGGTACATGCATAAATCTTAGAACATGAAAAGTTGAGACTGGAAGATCAAAAGTTTAAGTGAAGGGTAATCATGACTGGTACTGGAAAGCTAGCTACCTAGGGCGAGTGAAGATATGGGTagttctaaatatttgttcttatactcacagatagGAATAGTCCTCAGCCCTCATcagggaaacttctctttgcaacaggcaaagagagactgaggcagaaaatcacaaccaatcaaaacataGGCTTGTGGAATTCAGTTCCTctggatacatctataaaacaactCCTACACCTACAGCTCAGGgaccattgcagaagagggacagaaagactgtaagagccagagaccaGAGGCTTTGCTGGGAGCGTTTTCCAAGAATGTCAGGTGTACTCctaaagtctcaccaatatgcCTGCCTAAAcaggagctgaacaaggacaacagatGTGCTACTATGGTCCAAGTAAGAAAGTTATAGATCATCATGCCTATCAAGCCTTTTAAGAATGTTAATTCCAGAAGCCAGGAGGCCCAAgcaggtcagccttggctacactgtaagaccctatctcaaaacaagcaaataaaaaataatcttgagCAATTGGTATAAAGCCAAACTGCCCAGATTGTAATGTATTAAACAGTGAACAAGAGCCAAGTGGTGTGGGGTACATGCCTTTCTaattccaacactcgggaggcagaggcaggcagatctctctgagcttGAGACAagcctgtctacaaagtgagttccaggatagtcggggctatacagtgaaaccctgtctcaaaaaacaaacaaaaagcacacacaccaaaaaaccccaaacaaacaacaataacactgAAGAACAATCTAGCAAATGGACAAGATTTCCATTGCATGCTCTGCTTTTGGgaagcatgttttaaaaaaggaaaaggaaagggtcCTAATAGGGaatattccttttttgtttgtttgtttttcaaaagtgtttctccatgtagctttgtgcctttcctggaactcactctgcagccccagCGGGCCtcgaacatacagagatcctcctgcctttgcctcctgagtgctgggattaaaggcgtgctccaccaccacccggccagaatATTCTTTAACAgatcaagacaaaaataaaataaaataaaaaataacagacTTAAGGGCTAGGATCTTGGGCACTCAGGGGATTTGGGGGCACTTTTGAACTCTTAGTAAACACACTACACGCTATGGAACTCATGTAtttaaataggaaaaacaaacaaaaacggcCAGTCCTTGTACCCTTAAAAGATTTTGGCTCAACTGGGAAGACAAATGTAACTTGGTAATTAAGAGAGTTACGTGCAAGATTGTGTGGTGGTTCAAGTAACCAACACCCACACCAGAACTGCTAGCATCAGGAGCACACTGAGCTGGGAACCTCGGATATAAGTGACAAAGAGTGTAGCTGCCAggttctgaagaaaaaaaaaaaaagttttgcttttttgtttttcgagacagggtttctctgtgtagctttgcgcctttcctggaactcacttggtagcccaggctggcctcgaactcacagagatccgcctggctctgcctcccgagtgctgggattaaaggcgtgcgccaccaccgcccggcctgaagAAAATTCAAATGTGGTGTGTTTGTTTCACACGGCCAGGAGTCAGCAACCAACAAAACCCGAAAAGAACAAGGCAATTTGAACACGCCGGCCTGTGGCGCCGCTCGCTCCGGCAGCTCGGAGGTCAGAGCGACAAGAGCCCCCACGCCACCACGCCCTAGCATACGAAAAGGAAGCGGCGGGTGGGCGGGCGGCGGAAGCCGGCGACGTCGAAGCCCCGCCCGAGACCAGCCTCCTGGCCGGAAATGAGGTATTGGTCCCGCCCCCAAGCCCGCTACCTCGCGAGAATTCACGGGTGGCTCCCTCTTTCCGTTCTGCTGCCGCCATGGTAGGTCTTCCTTTCTTGGCCTCCGCTTCCTCGCGGCGGTTCGGAGCTCTGCCTCACTACCTCTCAGCTGCTTGCCCCGATCTTAGCGCGCCTTCGTGGCAGCGCGTAGCCTGCGGGGCGGGATGGCACGCGTGGGTCTGGGGCGAGGAGCCTGGGGCCGCGTGTTCCACCCGGGGTTCGGATCGCTGGGACACGCGGGCCTGGGCGTCCGGGCGCCGTCCCAGTCGGTAACCTCAACCTTGCTGAATGCTCCAGAAGGCAAGTCCTTGATTGCAAGCAAGTCAAAGGCAGCAAGCGTTGctcacccctgccttccctttcCATAGGCCTAACCACTGCTCTGTTTTTCCCATGCAGCCATCCAGACTGAGGAAGACCCGGAAACTCCGGGGCCACGTGAGCCACGGCCACGGCCGCATCGGTAAGTGAGCCTCCTCTCGTGGTAGGTTTTTGTTTGAGCTGTGTTTCGGGTACTTATTTGGAAAATAAACAGCAGTGAGTCGAGGAAAACATTGGTTGCCTGTCAGCTTCCCTATTTGAAGACCCTCTAATCCAGTTTGATAACTTTATGTTGGTAGAGGAGTGAAACATAAACACAGCGCTGTGATGGTGGAATGCCAAAAAAGGTTTCTTTTATCCTTGAGACTTTGACAATCATGCTTAAAAATGGGTTGTAGACCGAGGACAGGGCAGGGGCACGTGACCACCTAGAGACGGCTGATAGCCATGTAGCTTTGCATGCCTGCAGGTAAACACCGCAAGCACCCAGGAGGCCGTGGGAATGCTggaggcatgcatcaccacagaaTCAACTTCGACAAATAGTGAGTGTTTCTTGGAGGTGGGTTTTAACTGGCAGCGGCggctttggaggtagaggcagaagggatAACCTGAAACAGCTTCCCTGCGGAAGTTAGTTTCTTGCCGTTGGTTATTGCTAGCTTTAGCAAGTAAACGCTTGATTTGAACTGAGTCTGTCCGAGGCTAGAGTCACGCTCAGGTATTGGTTGTTGCCTTAGTGTGCTAGAGCCCTCGAAGAATAACTGCTGACCTTATTCACTGGCTGTGGACTTTCTGGCACAGTCAGTCACCAGGTTAGTGACATGCATCAGATTCAAGGTTAGGTTGGATTTTATCCAGCCATTAGAGGATGCCATTTAGGTATCTCTTAAGGGGATGCTAGTGAATGATATGACTTCTTCAGGGACTTAACGATTTAGCTAAAAGTTTGTATCAGGTGTCTGTCCTGTCAAAGTTTACAACAGGGAAAATTTGCACTGGACTAGGAAGAGATAACTACTAAGATCAGCTTGCTTGGAGTGAGGCTCTGAAGATGGTTGCTTTCCCTTCCCAGTCATCCAGGTTACTTTGGGAAAGTTGGTATGAGACATTACCACTTAAAGAGGAACCAGAGCTTCTGTCCGACTGTCAACCTGGATAAATTGTGGACACTGGTCAGTGAGCAGACACGCGTCAACGCTGCAAAGAACAAGACTGGAGCTGCTCCCATCATTGATGTTGTGCGATCGGTGAGTGAATTTTATCCACCTTGTCTCCTCTGGAGTCAAACTTATATATCTACATTTTAGGAGAATTGTTGCAGGTAATTGAAATGGTCCCAAATAGAACTCCCCTTTAATCCCCACATGTGGATTGAGAGTTCAGAGAACACATCCATCAAgtatttgctttcatttctaaCAAAAAATTAGAGTATTGCTTTTGGGAAATAAGTTTCAGTACAGTTATGCTGATCCTAACAggtttggcttttattttttaacttgagCTGTATGGTTGGTTCAGAATGTTCTTAAGGCACAGCTTAACTAAGTCCCAGTGTTAATTCAAGACCCTATATTGTCTATGAAAGAATGTGCCCACCCCCATTATGGCTTAAGTGCAGAGACCGAAATCATAGGCTGGTAACTAATTCATTCCATTCCCAGCCTCTTTAGTGATCCACATTTAGTAGAGGTAACTGGTAGGGATTGGGGAGGTATGTATGAGACTAGAGTCACATCCTGACATGGTGCTTGTCCTGGTGTGCTAGAGTTCTCGAAGAGAATCTGCTGGTCTTGATTCACTGGTAGGGGTCTTCAGTGTCCCTGTTAGTGCCCAGATCAGAAACATGTCCTACCAGGGGCCACGCATGATGCATGTTCCATGTTCCAATTCCAGCATTATGGAAATGTGttgggtggatctctatgaggccATTGTAGTGtattaaaaatctttttgtcTTCATCTAGGGCTACTACAAAGTTCTGGGGAAGGGAAAGCTTCCTGAGCAGCCTGTCATTGTGAAAGCCAGATTTTTCAGCAGAAGAGCTGAAGAGAAGATAAAGGGTGTTGGAGGTGCCTGTGTCCTGGTGGCTTCAAGCCACCAAGGGAGGTTAATTAAATGCTAACATTTTCCAAGTGGTCtgagtgtgggttcctcagtttCATTTCTATACGTCCTTGTCAGCATGCTGGGACCTGCCTAACAGGTCCTAGGAAGAGGTGACTTCATATAGTCACAGTATGGTAGACATAAGCAGTCCAACCTCACAATCtcaaaacgtgtgtgtgtgtgtgtgtgtgtgtgtgtgtgtgtgtaggtggatTGGATCCCAGCAGTAGGATCTGTGACATTGGTCTATGTAACCGTCACAGTAATTTTACGTACAGGTTTTAGGCATGTGGCTCAGCCCCCATCATTGTCTCAAACACTGCAGCACTTTGCCCATCCGCCAGGAAGTGTCACAGGTACCATTTTCCTCTAGTTCAATAAGCTTCCTGCAGGCAGAAGGCAAGGGCTTACTGTGTTGCCCAAGTGAAGTCTGAACTATCCAAAAGATGAAAGCACTTATGTTCAGAATACTTtgcatttaaaaaagcaaaattgtCTATACCTGTAAATCTTCTGGGATGTTAAACCAGTTTGGGGAGTAAAGGAGATTGTGAATGCTTGATGCCCAGCTACCTCAGTAACCAAGTACAGACTGCATATTAAGATGCAGGTTTGGAAGGGGGAACTTGATAGGGAAAAGGGTGTCAGAAGCTTTTCAATGATGAACATAGGTTCTCTTAAAAATTCAAGTCTAGGAGCATAAACCACTGACTCTTACCAATGACAGTGTATGTCACCGCTAGTAAGAATGTGTTAAAGTGGTATGTGTATGATGGGGTGCATGTGGACGTCAGGACAAATTTTGTAGTCTTGTACTTGAGTTCCTAGAACtaactcaagtcatcaggatTGCATAGGGAGAGCATTTTTACTTGCTGGGCAATCTGGCCAGCCCATTTTAACTTTTTCCACTTTTAAGTCACACTATTTGTGGATACAAAGTAGGCTATATAAGGgtaatttttaacaaaaatgttCTAATTCCATAGAGCAATGTGAACCAAAGTTTGAATACTGTTTTCTAAATTCCTTCAAAACACAGGCAGAGGGGGCAGCcttagaactaaaaaaaaaaagctaacggAGGGAAAGCTGACCTGGCTGGTATGAGTTCCATGCCCTGGgtgccacatggtggaaggaaaaccAGCCCACAGaagttgtccttttttttttttttttttaaaatggtttctcGAGACAAAGATTTTTCTATAGTTTTGGTTCCTATTCAGGATCTCACtttagaccagtctggccttgaactcacagagatgtacctggttctgcctcccaagtgctgggataaaaggcatgttcCACTCTCACCAGGCCAGAAGTTTTCTGATGTGCACACCAGCTATAGCATGTGCCTCTCACCCCCACAACAAAACGATGTAATTTAAAAGCTGGTCAAGAAGTTTGCTATGGGACCTAAACTAAGAAAAGCAATGAGGGAGTTAGCTGATGAAGTGCTTACACAGAATGCAGGGCTATGagttctacattttattttttctgagacagcatttctctgcaATAGcccctggaattcactctgggTTGGCCCTGAACTTTGCCTTCctctctcctaagtgctgggactttaaaggtgtataccaccaccacctggagttctacatttttaaaaagttaacaagAAATGGAAATATGAAGTGGAAATACTTTAGCCTCTCTGAAAATATACTAAGGCAGTTAACTTAGCTTGCTGTAAAAGACTCCTTCCTCAGGAGTGAGGGAGGGGTCACAAGCATTGGCAGAATGGTCACTAAGGTATAGTATACTGTAGAAATAGTTATCTCACCATTTTGAAGGTTATACCGGAAGACAGACTTAAGGTTATAGTGTACCACATGAAGTATTGTAATGGAGAGCGTGTAAAGCTAGAATatttggggctgcagagatggctcagaggttaacatcactgactgtttttccagaggtcctgagttcaattccaagccaccacatggtgactcacaaccatctacagtgagatctgctttcctcttcTGTCATAAATCATACGTGCAGGCTGAATcctgtatatataattttttaaggcTAGATTATTTCTAACTGCAATGCCATCTAAAAGCCAGACCCTACCCTGTCCGTGTGGTAAGCCTTTATTCTCATTTGAGTCAGCTTGTGCCATTCTtgtcatttgttcatttaaattTCTGTGGAATTCCtgatttaggtttttcgagacagggtttctctgtagctttgcagcctgtcctggaactcactttgtagcccaggctggccttgaattcagatctacctgcctctgcctccccgagtgctgggattacaggtgtgcgccccAACAACGCCCCACCCACCCCCGGTGAATTCCTGATTCTTTTTCAAGGATCTGTAACTTGAACAATGCTGGGGACTGTACCTAGCAAGTACCCTTATCACTAAGCTGTACTTTAATCTGTTGTGTGATACTTTGATGCTGATGCTCCCAAGATTGTCAAAATTTGCTTTGAATCGGTGTGGTGCCAGCTACTGACTGACCAAGATTAACTATAGAGGTTTTTGAGCACTGAGGACAGGTAGTAGGGCAGAGCTTAGAGAAGGTCTGAGCTCTTGGGTGGAGGAACAATGAGGGTATGTGTGTCACAGGTTGCTTTGCTTCTGCTGCTCTGATCATTCAGATTCTTACCCTGATAACTGACTCCTCAGTTTTTGTTAATAATAAACACATCATTTCTAAAGAACCCACACAGTTTACTAGAGCATGGTTATTCAATTAACAAAGCAGAACATTGCAAATAGCTAGTGCAGACTACTCTGCATTTTAGAAATTGACATACATTACAGGAGACAGGGCCACAGGCCTCTCCTCAAACCCCACTTTTGACCTTGAggtggtctcatgtagcccaggctagcttttaATTCATTATGTACCCAAGAATTCACAGGTGTATGTCAGCATGCTTGGCTAGCCAAGAGCCTTAATTTAATAAAGAGTTGTACATTGTGTTGTGCATGGTTATGATTAAGTTTTGAAATGAACAAATTTCTCCCCTATTCAtgttaaaagccaggtgtggtatatgtctataatcccagcaatgatGGGTCAGACACGGAGTCTTTGGGCTCACTGACCAGACTTGACAAATCAGCAAGCTTCAGGTTCATTTCAGAACCTTAATCAGTGACTATTCAGTAGGATCTGTAATATATTTGTCTATGTAACCATCACAGTAATTCCATGTACAGGTTTTAggcatgtggcttgttacctcctAGTGTACAtatttaaacacatttatttattcatttatttaatttttctttttccgagacagggtttctctgtgtagctttgcgcc
Protein-coding regions in this window:
- the Rpl27a gene encoding 60S ribosomal protein L27a isoform X1 codes for the protein MPSRLRKTRKLRGHVSHGHGRIGKHRKHPGGRGNAGGMHHHRINFDKYHPGYFGKVGMRHYHLKRNQSFCPTVNLDKLWTLVSEQTRVNAAKNKTGAAPIIDVVRSGYYKVLGKGKLPEQPVIVKARFFSRRAEEKIKGVGGACVLVASSHQGRLIKC
- the Rpl27a gene encoding 60S ribosomal protein L27a isoform X2, coding for MPAGKHRKHPGGRGNAGGMHHHRINFDKYHPGYFGKVGMRHYHLKRNQSFCPTVNLDKLWTLVSEQTRVNAAKNKTGAAPIIDVVRSGYYKVLGKGKLPEQPVIVKARFFSRRAEEKIKGVGGACVLVASSHQGRLIKC